A single Mangrovimonas sp. YM274 DNA region contains:
- a CDS encoding alanine dehydrogenase — MSKPISPFTKAQLLPQEETLEVYKKKGELFIGIPKETHFQEKRVCLTPDAVSALVSNGHRVMIESGAGEGANFKDKTYSDAGAEVTKDTAKVFSNPIILKVEPPSLDEIDLINPHTLLISALQLKTQKKKYFETLAAKRITALAFEFIKDEDGFYPAVRSLSEIAGTASILIASELLSNINGGNGLMFGNITGVPPTEVVIIGAGTVGEFAARSAIGLGANVKMFDNSITKLRNVQFNLGQTIYTSTIQPKNLIKALKRCDVAIGAVRGSNRAPVIVTEDMVSCMKSGSVIIDVSIDMGGCFETSEVTNHDKPTFEYNGVTHYCVPNIPARYSRSASVTISNIFTPYLLQIGEDGGIEDAIRYDRGLKNGLYFYHGILTNKSVADWFGLSYSDVNLLIF; from the coding sequence ATGAGCAAACCTATTTCTCCTTTTACAAAAGCCCAGCTTTTACCTCAGGAAGAGACTTTAGAAGTATATAAAAAAAAAGGTGAACTATTTATAGGAATCCCAAAGGAAACCCACTTTCAAGAAAAAAGAGTGTGTTTGACACCAGATGCCGTTTCAGCTTTAGTTTCTAACGGACATAGGGTCATGATTGAGTCTGGTGCTGGTGAAGGAGCTAATTTCAAAGACAAAACCTATAGTGATGCTGGTGCCGAGGTTACTAAGGATACAGCAAAGGTATTTTCAAATCCTATTATTTTAAAAGTAGAACCACCTTCACTCGATGAGATTGATCTTATCAATCCACATACACTTCTAATTTCTGCATTACAATTAAAAACCCAAAAGAAAAAGTATTTTGAAACCTTGGCTGCTAAGCGCATTACCGCATTGGCCTTTGAATTCATTAAGGATGAAGATGGTTTCTATCCCGCGGTGAGATCACTTAGTGAAATTGCAGGAACAGCCTCCATTTTAATTGCCTCCGAATTATTGTCAAATATTAATGGAGGAAATGGTTTAATGTTCGGCAATATTACAGGTGTCCCACCTACTGAAGTTGTAATTATTGGCGCAGGTACCGTTGGTGAATTTGCTGCGCGATCTGCAATTGGTCTTGGAGCAAATGTAAAAATGTTTGATAACTCAATTACCAAACTTAGAAATGTTCAATTCAATTTGGGGCAAACCATATACACGTCAACTATTCAACCAAAAAACCTCATTAAAGCACTCAAGCGTTGTGACGTTGCTATAGGTGCTGTTAGGGGTTCCAATAGGGCTCCGGTAATAGTTACGGAGGATATGGTTAGTTGTATGAAATCTGGATCGGTCATTATTGATGTGAGTATTGATATGGGTGGTTGTTTCGAAACTAGTGAAGTCACCAATCATGACAAGCCTACTTTTGAGTACAACGGTGTCACCCATTATTGCGTACCAAATATTCCTGCGCGCTATTCTAGATCGGCATCGGTGACCATCAGTAACATTTTTACTCCATATTTATTGCAAATTGGTGAAGATGGAGGTATTGAAGATGCCATCAGATATGACCGAGGTTTAAAAAATGGGTTGTATTTTTACCACGGAATTCTAACCAATAAATCTGTTGCAGATTGGTTTGGTTTGAGTTACAGTGATGTAAATCTTCTAATTTTTTAA
- the tsaE gene encoding tRNA (adenosine(37)-N6)-threonylcarbamoyltransferase complex ATPase subunit type 1 TsaE, which produces MEIRYQINDIEQVAKTVLEEVHSKTILFYGEMGVGKTTLIKTLVKALGSNDSVSSPTFSIVNEYLLESGCIYHFDFYRIEDEDEALNFGVEDYLYSNEWILMEWPEKISSLLPEDAVIIEIVKDNNGHRTLKLTQNIKLTGQNSMKPQNFL; this is translated from the coding sequence TTGGAAATTAGGTATCAAATAAATGATATAGAACAGGTTGCCAAGACTGTTTTAGAGGAAGTTCACTCAAAAACCATTCTTTTTTATGGAGAAATGGGAGTTGGTAAAACAACTTTAATTAAAACACTGGTTAAAGCGTTAGGAAGCAATGATTCTGTTAGCAGCCCTACGTTTTCTATAGTTAATGAATATCTTCTAGAATCTGGATGCATATACCATTTTGATTTCTATAGGATAGAAGATGAAGACGAGGCCTTGAATTTTGGTGTGGAAGATTACCTGTATAGTAATGAATGGATTTTAATGGAATGGCCAGAGAAAATCTCATCATTATTACCCGAAGATGCCGTAATTATTGAAATTGTAAAGGACAATAACGGACATAGAACCCTAAAATTAACCCAAAACATAAAGCTAACTGGACAAAACAGCATGAAGCCTCAAAATTTTTTATAA
- a CDS encoding bifunctional response regulator/alkaline phosphatase family protein, with amino-acid sequence MNQINILWVDDEIDLLKPHILFLEKKQYNVTTCQSGTEALEVINNSNFDIVFLDENMPGLTGLETLTEIKEKRANLPVVMITKSEEEYIMEEAIGSKIADYLIKPVNPNQILLSLKKNLDHSRLISEKTTSNYQQEFRKIAMDLTMVNSFEEWEDLYQKLLYWELQLEDIEDVGMTEILESQKNEANLQFGKFVEKNYASWFKDVEDAPVMSHRLFKEKVVPELSKEQPTLLVVIDNLRYDQWKAFEPFVSNYYKKTVEDPYFSILPTATQYARNAIFSGLMPGDMEKLHPDLWKNDTDEGGKNLHEEEFLEHQLKRLGLTDMQFEYHKITNLKSGKKLVDNFKALKGNDLTVVVYNFVDMLSHSKTEMEVVKELASNDKAYRSLTQSWFKNSPLLEMIQQAQILGFKLILTTDHGTINVKSPSKVIGDRDTSLNLRYKTGRSLTYENKDVYAIKDPRSVNLPSINMTSSFIFAKGDAFLAYPNNYNHYVSYYRNTYQHGGISLEEMIIPFVVLEPK; translated from the coding sequence ATGAACCAAATAAATATTCTTTGGGTTGATGATGAAATCGACTTACTTAAGCCACACATACTATTTTTAGAGAAAAAGCAATACAATGTAACCACTTGCCAAAGTGGTACAGAAGCTCTCGAGGTCATCAATAACTCAAATTTTGACATCGTTTTTCTTGATGAAAACATGCCGGGGCTTACAGGTTTGGAAACTTTGACAGAAATAAAGGAAAAACGAGCCAATCTTCCTGTGGTTATGATTACTAAAAGTGAAGAGGAATATATCATGGAAGAAGCGATTGGTAGTAAAATTGCTGATTATTTGATAAAACCCGTAAATCCGAATCAAATATTGCTGAGCTTAAAGAAGAATTTGGACCATTCGCGATTAATTTCAGAAAAAACGACGTCCAATTACCAGCAGGAGTTCCGTAAGATTGCTATGGATTTAACCATGGTAAATAGTTTTGAAGAATGGGAAGATCTTTACCAAAAACTTCTTTACTGGGAACTACAACTTGAGGACATTGAAGATGTGGGAATGACAGAAATATTGGAATCACAAAAAAACGAGGCGAACCTACAATTTGGCAAATTTGTGGAGAAAAACTACGCTTCTTGGTTTAAAGATGTCGAGGACGCTCCTGTCATGTCTCATAGATTGTTTAAAGAAAAAGTAGTCCCAGAACTTAGTAAGGAGCAGCCCACATTATTGGTGGTAATCGATAACTTGCGGTATGACCAATGGAAAGCGTTTGAACCCTTCGTAAGCAATTATTACAAGAAAACTGTAGAGGATCCCTATTTCAGCATTCTGCCAACGGCCACACAATATGCTAGAAATGCAATCTTTTCAGGTTTAATGCCTGGAGACATGGAAAAATTACATCCCGATCTTTGGAAAAATGACACCGATGAAGGCGGTAAAAATCTACATGAAGAAGAATTTTTGGAACATCAGTTAAAACGATTGGGGTTAACAGATATGCAATTTGAATACCATAAAATCACCAACCTTAAATCCGGAAAAAAACTTGTTGACAATTTTAAAGCACTTAAAGGCAATGACCTCACGGTAGTGGTTTATAATTTTGTGGATATGCTCTCCCACTCCAAAACTGAAATGGAAGTGGTAAAAGAACTTGCGTCTAATGACAAAGCTTATAGATCCTTAACTCAAAGTTGGTTTAAAAACTCTCCGCTTTTGGAAATGATACAACAAGCTCAAATTTTAGGATTTAAACTAATTTTGACTACAGATCACGGAACAATCAACGTTAAGAGCCCTTCTAAGGTGATTGGAGATCGCGACACCAGTTTAAACTTACGGTACAAAACAGGCAGAAGCTTGACGTATGAAAATAAAGATGTTTACGCAATTAAGGATCCAAGGTCAGTAAACCTTCCTTCCATTAATATGACAAGTTCCTTCATTTTTGCTAAGGGAGATGCATTTTTGGCATATCCAAATAATTATAATCATTACGTAAGTTATTACCGGAATACCTATCAACACGGCGGGATTTCACTGGAAGAAATGATTATTCCATTTGTAGTTTTAGAACCTAAATAA
- a CDS encoding HD domain-containing protein, with product MENKVNKLKIFNDPIYGFITIPNSLIFDLIEHKYFQRLRRITQMGMSYLVYPGAHHTRFHHAIGCMHLMQKALNVLRFKGVEISEEEENALYIAILLHDIGHGPFSHAMEHSIVNGVSHETISLLFMERLNEEFNGSLTLALDIFKGNYHRQFMCQLISSQLDMDRSDYLKRDSFYTGVAEGNVNSERLITMFNVVNDQLVVEEKAIYSVEKFLIARRFMYWQVYLHKTGLVAEQLLTRVLKRAKELTNSGVYLNASKPLSYFLKREVTVENFSTNDLELFSRLDDNDIISAMKEWQYHDDFVLSNLSSMIINRDLLKVKVKEERIKESQVQKRLKNLMEEYGISEYEASYFVFTGDISNQAYNHKYQPIQILKKTGKTVKIGKASGQFHIKALSKPVTKYYICYPKDKM from the coding sequence TTGGAAAATAAAGTAAACAAACTCAAAATATTTAACGACCCAATTTACGGATTTATTACTATTCCCAATTCGTTGATTTTTGATTTGATTGAACACAAATATTTTCAGCGCCTCAGAAGAATCACACAAATGGGGATGTCTTATTTAGTGTATCCCGGAGCACATCATACACGATTCCATCACGCGATTGGCTGTATGCATTTAATGCAAAAAGCCCTGAATGTACTACGTTTTAAAGGAGTTGAGATTTCTGAAGAAGAAGAAAACGCACTTTACATCGCCATTTTGCTACATGATATTGGGCATGGACCATTTTCGCATGCTATGGAGCATAGTATAGTAAACGGGGTTTCTCATGAAACCATTTCTTTGTTATTTATGGAGCGTTTGAATGAAGAATTTAACGGAAGTTTAACGCTTGCTCTAGATATCTTTAAAGGAAATTACCACCGTCAATTCATGTGCCAATTAATCTCGAGCCAATTGGATATGGATCGATCGGACTATTTGAAACGTGATAGCTTTTACACAGGGGTGGCAGAAGGTAATGTAAACAGTGAACGTTTAATTACTATGTTTAATGTAGTTAATGACCAATTGGTGGTAGAAGAGAAGGCTATTTACAGTGTTGAGAAGTTTTTAATTGCTCGTAGATTCATGTATTGGCAGGTATACCTACACAAAACTGGATTGGTGGCTGAACAATTATTGACTCGTGTACTAAAACGAGCAAAAGAACTCACCAATTCTGGAGTTTATTTGAATGCGAGCAAACCGCTTTCTTACTTTTTGAAGAGAGAGGTGACCGTTGAAAATTTTAGCACAAATGATTTAGAGTTGTTTTCAAGATTGGATGACAACGACATTATATCTGCAATGAAAGAGTGGCAATATCACGATGACTTCGTGCTGAGTAATTTAAGTAGCATGATTATCAATCGCGATTTGTTAAAGGTCAAAGTTAAAGAGGAAAGGATAAAGGAGAGTCAAGTACAAAAACGGTTAAAAAACTTAATGGAGGAGTACGGAATATCTGAGTATGAAGCTTCTTATTTTGTGTTTACAGGAGATATTTCCAATCAAGCCTATAATCATAAATATCAGCCCATTCAAATTCTCAAGAAAACGGGGAAGACAGTAAAAATAGGAAAGGCCTCGGGCCAGTTTCATATTAAAGCGCTGTCCAAACCCGTAACCAAATATTATATATGTTATCCTAAGGATAAAATGTGA
- the lpxD gene encoding UDP-3-O-(3-hydroxymyristoyl)glucosamine N-acyltransferase, whose product MKFTALQIAEVLEGDVVGNPDVEVYKLSKIEEGTEGSLTFLANPKYKPYIYSTQASITIVNHNFVVDEPITTTLIKVEDAYKSFTKLLEYYNQTKLSRKSGIEQPAYIAETAEYGESIYVGAFSYIGENVKIGDNVKIYPSAYIGDNVTIGDNTIVFAGAKVYSDCVIGANCVINSGAIIGADGFGFAPTESGEYNKVPQIGNVIIEDFVDIGAAATIDRATLGSTIIRKGVKLDNHIHIAHNVEVGKNTVIAAQTGVAGSTKIGQNCQIGGQVGIAGHLSIGNNVKIQAQSGIGRNIKDNEVLQGSPALGYGEYNKSYVHFKNLPKIVKDINEIEKKVNGNN is encoded by the coding sequence ATGAAATTTACAGCACTACAAATAGCAGAAGTTTTAGAGGGAGACGTCGTTGGAAATCCAGATGTAGAGGTCTATAAACTCTCTAAAATAGAGGAAGGAACAGAAGGTTCCCTTACCTTTTTGGCCAATCCAAAATACAAACCTTATATTTATTCAACTCAGGCATCTATAACCATTGTCAACCATAATTTTGTGGTGGATGAGCCTATTACAACTACCTTGATTAAGGTAGAGGATGCCTACAAATCATTTACGAAGCTTTTAGAATACTACAATCAAACAAAGCTAAGTAGAAAAAGCGGTATTGAACAACCAGCCTACATAGCGGAAACGGCCGAATATGGTGAGAGCATTTATGTAGGGGCCTTTTCTTACATTGGTGAAAATGTGAAAATTGGTGATAACGTTAAAATATACCCAAGTGCCTATATTGGAGACAATGTTACTATTGGAGACAATACTATCGTTTTTGCCGGAGCCAAAGTATATTCAGACTGTGTTATTGGAGCTAATTGTGTTATCAACTCTGGTGCTATTATTGGCGCAGATGGGTTTGGATTCGCACCTACTGAAAGTGGCGAATACAATAAGGTACCACAAATTGGAAACGTAATCATTGAAGATTTTGTAGACATAGGAGCTGCCGCAACTATAGATAGAGCCACGCTAGGATCTACAATTATTAGAAAAGGGGTGAAATTGGACAACCATATTCATATAGCCCATAACGTTGAAGTTGGAAAAAACACGGTGATTGCCGCCCAAACGGGAGTGGCAGGATCCACCAAAATAGGCCAAAATTGTCAGATTGGAGGACAGGTAGGGATTGCAGGCCATTTAAGTATAGGAAATAACGTTAAAATACAAGCGCAATCAGGGATTGGAAGAAATATTAAGGACAATGAAGTGCTTCAGGGCTCTCCAGCCCTAGGATATGGCGAATACAACAAATCCTATGTGCACTTCAAAAACCTTCCTAAGATTGTAAAAGATATAAACGAAATCGAAAAAAAGGTAAATGGCAATAATTAA
- a CDS encoding bifunctional UDP-3-O-[3-hydroxymyristoyl] N-acetylglucosamine deacetylase/3-hydroxyacyl-ACP dehydratase: MAIIKTDVKQKTIAKEVSLTGVGLHTGKDVTLTFKPAPVNNGFTFERVDLEGNPVIEADATYVTNTQRGTCLEKNGVKIQTSEHVLAALVGLDLDNIIIELNASEPPIMDGSSKFFIEALEKAEIVEQDDFREEYVVTEIISYSDEESGSEIIVMPAKEYQITTMVDFGTKVLGTQNATLNHISDFKEEISDSRTFSFLHELEMLLDHGLIKGGDLNNAIVYVDKELSPQTLDKLKVAFNKDDLTIKPNGILDNLTLHHPNEAARHKLLDVIGDLALVGTHIKGKIIANKPGHYVNTQFAKKISKVIKNERRNNVPSIDLNQTPLMDVNQIMSMLPHRQPFLLIDKIFELSDSCVVGMKNVTMNEPFFAGHFPGAPVMPGVLIVEAMAQTGGILVLSTVPDPENYLTYFMKIDKVKFKHKVVPGDTLIFKCDLITPIRRGICHMQGYAYANGKLCAEAELMAQISKIK, encoded by the coding sequence ATGGCAATAATTAAAACAGACGTTAAGCAAAAGACCATCGCAAAAGAGGTGTCTTTAACAGGTGTTGGGTTGCATACGGGAAAAGATGTAACACTTACGTTTAAACCTGCTCCGGTAAACAATGGGTTTACTTTTGAAAGAGTAGATTTAGAGGGAAATCCTGTAATTGAAGCCGATGCTACGTACGTTACCAATACTCAAAGAGGGACGTGTTTAGAAAAAAATGGTGTTAAAATCCAAACCTCAGAACACGTTTTAGCAGCTTTGGTAGGATTGGATTTGGATAATATTATTATTGAATTAAATGCCTCAGAACCTCCTATTATGGATGGATCATCAAAGTTTTTTATCGAAGCTTTGGAAAAGGCTGAAATTGTAGAACAAGATGATTTCAGGGAAGAATATGTGGTAACTGAAATTATTTCCTATTCGGATGAAGAGTCGGGAAGTGAAATTATTGTAATGCCTGCAAAAGAGTATCAAATCACTACTATGGTTGATTTTGGAACGAAAGTATTGGGCACACAAAATGCGACATTGAATCATATTTCTGATTTTAAAGAAGAAATATCCGATTCCCGCACCTTTAGCTTTCTACATGAATTGGAAATGCTTTTGGATCACGGCCTTATTAAAGGGGGCGATTTAAATAATGCGATTGTTTACGTTGACAAAGAATTATCGCCTCAAACCTTGGATAAACTCAAGGTAGCTTTCAATAAAGATGACCTTACCATCAAACCTAACGGTATTTTGGATAATTTAACCCTGCACCATCCCAATGAGGCTGCTAGACACAAGCTACTTGATGTTATAGGGGATTTAGCTCTGGTAGGCACACATATCAAGGGTAAAATTATTGCCAATAAGCCTGGACATTACGTAAACACACAGTTTGCGAAAAAAATATCCAAGGTTATCAAGAACGAAAGACGCAACAATGTCCCTTCAATAGATTTAAATCAAACACCTTTAATGGATGTCAACCAAATTATGAGTATGTTACCTCATAGACAACCATTTTTGTTGATAGACAAAATATTTGAGCTTTCAGACAGCTGTGTTGTTGGGATGAAAAATGTGACCATGAACGAGCCTTTCTTTGCTGGACATTTCCCAGGTGCACCTGTGATGCCTGGTGTTCTTATAGTAGAGGCAATGGCACAAACAGGTGGTATTTTGGTGTTGAGCACGGTACCAGATCCTGAAAATTACCTTACGTACTTCATGAAAATTGACAAAGTGAAATTTAAACATAAGGTAGTACCAGGAGATACCCTTATTTTTAAATGTGACTTGATCACACCTATAAGAAGAGGAATCTGTCATATGCAAGGGTATGCCTATGCAAATGGTAAACTATGTGCCGAAGCAGAATTAATGGCGCAAATTTCAAAGATTAAATAA
- the lpxA gene encoding acyl-ACP--UDP-N-acetylglucosamine O-acyltransferase, whose translation MNQPLAYVHPGAKIAKNVVIEPFATIHNNVTIGEGTWIGSNVTIMEGARIGKNCNIFPGAVISAVPQDLKYKDEDTLTIIGDNVTIRECVTINRGTSDRMKTVVGNNCLIMAYCHIAHDCIVGDNCIFSNNSTLAGHITVGDYVVLAGMTAVHQFCSIGNHAFVTGGSLVRKDVPPFVKAAREPLSYVGINSVGLRRRGFSTDKIREIQDIYRILYQKNYNNTQAAEIIEAEMEATPERDEILQFIKDSQRGIMKGYFKSN comes from the coding sequence ATGAACCAACCTTTAGCATATGTGCATCCCGGTGCCAAAATAGCCAAAAATGTGGTTATTGAGCCATTTGCAACTATCCATAACAACGTGACTATAGGAGAAGGAACCTGGATTGGAAGCAATGTTACCATTATGGAAGGTGCTAGAATTGGAAAAAACTGTAATATTTTTCCAGGAGCTGTAATTTCTGCAGTACCTCAGGACTTGAAATATAAAGATGAAGACACCCTAACCATTATTGGTGATAATGTTACGATTAGGGAATGTGTAACCATTAACAGAGGGACTTCAGACAGAATGAAAACTGTAGTTGGAAACAATTGTCTCATCATGGCTTACTGCCACATTGCCCATGACTGTATCGTGGGAGATAATTGTATTTTTTCTAACAACTCAACCTTGGCAGGACATATTACTGTGGGAGATTATGTAGTATTGGCAGGAATGACTGCTGTACACCAATTTTGTTCTATTGGTAACCATGCATTTGTAACAGGAGGTTCCTTGGTAAGAAAGGATGTGCCTCCATTTGTAAAAGCTGCTAGAGAGCCTTTATCTTATGTGGGAATTAACTCCGTTGGATTAAGGAGAAGAGGGTTTTCAACTGATAAAATCAGGGAAATACAGGACATATATAGAATCCTATATCAAAAAAATTACAATAATACTCAAGCTGCAGAAATTATCGAAGCGGAGATGGAGGCCACTCCTGAACGTGATGAGATACTTCAATTTATTAAGGATTCTCAGCGTGGAATAATGAAAGGATATTTTAAATCAAATTAA
- the efp gene encoding elongation factor P, whose protein sequence is MATTSDIRNGLCIRYNNDIYKIIEFLHVKPGKGPAFVRTKMKSVTTGKVLDNTFSAGHKIEDVRVETHKFQFLYNDGEYYHFMNTEDYTQIQLVEGALDRPDLMKEGEVVTVIINTEDNMPLSVEMPASVILEVTHTEPGVKGNTATNATKPATVETGAEINVPLFINEGDKIKVETDKGTYKERIKE, encoded by the coding sequence ATGGCAACTACATCAGATATCAGAAACGGATTATGTATCAGATATAACAACGATATATACAAAATTATCGAGTTTTTACACGTAAAACCAGGGAAAGGTCCTGCTTTTGTAAGAACCAAAATGAAAAGTGTAACTACAGGAAAAGTTTTGGACAATACATTTTCTGCAGGGCACAAAATTGAGGATGTACGTGTTGAAACACACAAATTCCAATTTTTATATAACGATGGGGAGTATTATCACTTTATGAATACAGAAGATTATACTCAAATCCAGTTAGTAGAAGGCGCTCTTGACAGACCTGATTTGATGAAAGAAGGAGAAGTGGTAACGGTAATCATTAATACTGAAGATAATATGCCGTTATCTGTAGAAATGCCTGCTAGCGTTATTTTGGAAGTTACACATACAGAGCCTGGTGTTAAGGGAAATACAGCAACTAATGCTACCAAACCAGCAACTGTGGAAACTGGAGCTGAGATCAATGTTCCTTTGTTTATCAACGAAGGAGATAAGATTAAAGTTGAAACTGACAAAGGAACTTATAAAGAGCGTATTAAAGAATAA
- a CDS encoding UDP-3-O-(3-hydroxymyristoyl)glucosamine N-acyltransferase: MKFSKTYKLKEIAALIGCDFIGPEDFPVLGMNEIHVVEPGDIVFVDHPKYYDKALNSAATIVLINKEVECPEGKALLVSDDPFRDFNKLTHHFKPFQASNAAIASTAKIGENTIIQPNCFIGNNVTIGDNCIIHSNVSIYDDAVIGNNVTIHAGTVLGANAFYYKKRPEGFDQLLSGGKVVIMDNVDIGAACTIDRGVTGDTIIGEGSKLDNQIQIGHDTVIGKKCLIASQAGIAGCVVIEDEVTIWGQVGSTSGITIGEKAVILAQSGVSKSLEGHKTYFGYPAEESRQKLKEMAMIKQIPKILDDIKNIKQ; this comes from the coding sequence TTGAAATTCTCAAAAACATACAAGCTTAAAGAAATCGCAGCCTTAATTGGCTGTGATTTTATTGGTCCAGAAGATTTTCCTGTTCTAGGAATGAATGAAATTCATGTAGTAGAACCAGGCGATATAGTATTTGTAGATCATCCAAAGTATTATGATAAGGCCCTTAATTCAGCAGCCACTATTGTTTTAATTAACAAAGAAGTGGAATGCCCAGAAGGTAAGGCGCTGTTGGTAAGTGATGACCCTTTTAGGGATTTCAACAAATTGACACATCACTTCAAGCCTTTTCAAGCTTCTAATGCGGCTATCGCCTCTACAGCAAAAATAGGAGAGAATACTATAATACAGCCCAATTGTTTTATTGGCAACAATGTAACCATTGGTGATAACTGTATCATTCATTCCAATGTAAGTATATACGACGATGCCGTTATTGGTAACAATGTAACCATACATGCAGGAACTGTTTTGGGGGCCAATGCCTTTTATTATAAAAAGCGCCCTGAAGGTTTTGACCAATTGTTGTCAGGAGGTAAAGTGGTGATTATGGACAATGTTGACATTGGAGCCGCTTGTACCATCGACCGCGGTGTGACTGGAGATACTATAATAGGAGAAGGCTCTAAATTGGATAATCAAATCCAGATTGGCCATGACACGGTTATAGGAAAAAAATGTTTAATAGCCTCCCAAGCAGGTATTGCTGGTTGTGTGGTTATTGAGGACGAAGTTACCATTTGGGGACAAGTAGGAAGCACCAGTGGAATAACAATAGGAGAAAAAGCTGTTATTCTGGCACAGTCTGGTGTAAGTAAATCGCTTGAAGGTCATAAAACCTATTTTGGCTATCCTGCAGAGGAATCAAGGCAAAAGCTTAAAGAGATGGCCATGATCAAACAGATACCTAAAATTTTAGACGATATCAAAAACATAAAGCAATGA
- a CDS encoding nuclear transport factor 2 family protein, with amino-acid sequence MTAKEFVTSFYNSDFGSDAFKPSEFFHEDCQLNWNSSTGFKELNYSEIELLFKNFSKAYSSARNQISHMLQDGNFITIRYTMYVHPIETPDEEEPMAHFITIWELKDGKLYRGHEISQLADESLPSLKSFLEIKL; translated from the coding sequence ATGACAGCAAAAGAATTTGTAACAAGTTTTTATAATTCAGATTTTGGAAGTGATGCCTTCAAGCCCTCCGAATTTTTCCATGAAGACTGCCAGTTGAATTGGAATAGTAGTACCGGCTTTAAGGAATTGAATTATTCTGAAATAGAATTGTTGTTCAAAAACTTTAGCAAAGCATATTCTTCAGCAAGAAATCAAATCAGTCATATGCTACAAGATGGTAACTTCATAACCATCAGATACACCATGTATGTCCACCCAATTGAAACTCCCGATGAGGAAGAGCCGATGGCACATTTCATCACTATTTGGGAGTTAAAGGATGGCAAACTTTACAGAGGGCACGAGATAAGTCAATTAGCCGACGAAAGTCTTCCTAGTCTAAAATCCTTTTTGGAAATAAAACTTTAA
- the sucD gene encoding succinate--CoA ligase subunit alpha — translation MSVLVNKDSKIIVQGFTGSEGTFHAGQMIEYGTNVVGGVTPGKGGQTHLDKPVFNTVAEAVTEVGADTTIIFVPPAFAADAIMEAADAGIKVIITITEGIPVADMIKAADYIKDKDCRLIGPNCPGVITPGEAKVGIMPGFVFKKGKVGIVSKSGTLTYEAADQVVKQGLGITTAIGIGGDPIIGTTTKEAVELLINDPETEAVVMIGEIGGQLEADAANWYKASGSKKPVVGFIAGETAPAGRTMGHAGAIVGGSDDTAQAKKKIMSECGIHVVDSPAEIGKKVAEVLA, via the coding sequence ATGAGTGTTTTAGTAAATAAAGATTCAAAAATTATAGTTCAAGGTTTTACCGGTAGTGAAGGTACTTTTCACGCTGGACAAATGATTGAATACGGAACAAATGTAGTAGGAGGTGTAACACCTGGTAAAGGTGGTCAAACACATTTGGACAAGCCTGTTTTTAACACAGTGGCAGAAGCTGTTACAGAAGTAGGTGCTGATACTACAATTATTTTTGTTCCACCTGCATTTGCAGCTGATGCCATTATGGAAGCCGCTGATGCTGGTATTAAAGTTATCATTACAATTACTGAAGGAATTCCTGTAGCTGATATGATTAAGGCTGCAGACTATATTAAAGATAAAGATTGTAGATTGATTGGACCTAACTGTCCAGGAGTTATCACACCAGGTGAAGCTAAAGTAGGTATCATGCCAGGTTTTGTTTTCAAAAAAGGAAAAGTTGGTATCGTATCTAAGTCTGGAACGTTGACTTACGAAGCAGCAGACCAAGTTGTAAAGCAAGGTTTAGGAATTACTACTGCCATTGGTATTGGAGGAGATCCAATTATTGGAACTACTACAAAAGAAGCTGTTGAGCTTTTAATTAATGATCCAGAAACTGAAGCCGTTGTAATGATTGGTGAAATTGGAGGACAATTGGAAGCTGATGCTGCAAATTGGTACAAAGCTAGTGGAAGTAAAAAACCTGTTGTAGGTTTCATTGCTGGAGAAACTGCTCCTGCTGGTCGTACTATGGGACATGCTGGGGCTATTGTTGGAGGAAGTGACGATACAGCGCAAGCTAAAAAGAAAATCATGAGTGAATGTGGTATCCATGTAGTGGATTCACCGGCAGAAATTGGTAAAAAAGTTGCCGAAGTTTTAGCATAA